From Aegilops tauschii subsp. strangulata cultivar AL8/78 chromosome 5, Aet v6.0, whole genome shotgun sequence:
GCCTTGAGTAAAAGTTCAGTCGTTGTTGGCTGGAAGACATCTTCAATACGCCGTCAACACGAGCTTCCCAAGGTAATGATCTATTTATTATCAGCCCATATCTGGTATGTAACAGGGTTCTTATGTTTCAAAATCCTCTGGCATCAGAAAGAAGATTTTGTGGATGATGTAAGATATCCACATGTTGTATATGTGGAAAAACCAAAGGCTCAGGATGTTGATTTTTCGGATGAAATGATTTATCAGGAAAAAACTACAAGTGAAATGGAAGGTAAGATACTGAATTGGAGTTATAGTAGTACCAGGCTTTCCATGATGATGTGCTGTTTATTGTCCAAGGACTTGATAAACTAGCAGAAACCATAGATGCCAAGTTTCTAATGACGAAGTCTTTACGCTGGTTCATGTTTGCATTGGAGCTAAAGTTTTGTTGTTACTTAGTGTGTTTTGTATTATATCCAATACCGTTCCATACTTCCATTTCTCCTGGATGATTAAGACGATATTTTTTTCTAACTGAATTAATTTGTCCCCTATTTCAGAAGTAACGCTCAAAAGCCTGAATAGAATTCCTTGGGAAAGGGTAGATGTTAGCTTCAAGAGAAGTAGACAATGGATTTTTGCCCATAGCACCATTCAGGTATATTATGAACCCCATTACCTT
This genomic window contains:
- the LOC109733342 gene encoding uncharacterized protein, translating into MALSKSSVVVGWKTSSIRRQHELPKKEDFVDDVRYPHVVYVEKPKAQDVDFSDEMIYQEKTTSEMEEVTLKSLNRIPWERVDVSFKRSRQWIFAHSTIQVQLSLPSLALSFTDLSARRFPDLLSS